The following are encoded in a window of Heterodontus francisci isolate sHetFra1 chromosome 2, sHetFra1.hap1, whole genome shotgun sequence genomic DNA:
- the mrs2 gene encoding magnesium transporter MRS2 homolog, mitochondrial, producing MEICGLTRSLLRTFKKQTSFTLKASPLKLPCFKYGSTCKISKCCVYERNISTLHTLGVRIQSQQRLQLRSNRQLNGQRCHSTDDPSQTTLGSVVPVFSVMRCNNAGNVHFFERKKTELYQELGLQARDLRFQHLTSINTRNNCIILRMEIIKAVITPEYLLILDYRQSNLEQWLLKDLASQLSGDGQLVTYSLPFEFRAIEAILQHRISILQASLNELQPQILETLEALVDPKQLSIDRSKLHVLLQASKNLSELETDIKVFKEALLEILDEEKQIEELCLTKWSEQYVLDQSNTGINPAEEMELLLESYYRQAEDLANSARELKVLIDDSESIIFINLDSHRNVMMRLNLQLTMGTFSVSLFGILGVAFGMNLESSLEEDPKLFWLITGIMFLGSGLMWRRLLSFLGRHLEPPAPPPMPSILKRSQLIGGRIDLRHGSK from the exons ATGGAGATCTGTGGGCTTACTAGGTCTTTGCTGCGAACTTTTAAAAAACAAACTAGTTTCACTCTTAAAGCCAGTCCTCTTAAATTGCCATGTTTTAAATACGGGTCCACATGTAAGATTTCAAAGTGCTGTGTTTATGAAAGAAACATTTCTACACTACATACGCTTGGAGTGAGAATCCAGTCTCAACAACGCCTCCAGCTCAGGTCAAACAGGCAGT TGAACGGGCAGCGATGCCACAGTACAGATGACCCCTCACAAACTACTCTCGGGAGTGTGGTTCCAGTGTTTTCTGTA ATGAGATGCAACAATGCTGGGAATGTACACTTCTTTG AACGAAAGAAGACAGAACTGTACCAGGAACTTGGTCTTCAAGCTCGAGATTTACGATTTCAGCATTTAACAAGCATTAATACAAGGAATAATTGCATCATCCTAAGGATGGAG ATTATAAAGGCTGTAATTACTCCGGAGTATCTTCTTATCCTGGATTATCGGCAATCAAATCTGGAGCAGTGGCTTTTGAAGGACCTGGCATCGCAATTATCCGGAGATGGGCAACTGGTCACGTACTCTTTGCCTTTTGAATTCCGGGCCATAGAAGCAATACTTCAGCATAGG ATTAGCATTCTGCAAGCAAGCCTAAATGAGTTACAACCTCAGATACTTGAGACATTAGAAGCCCTGGTGGATCCCAAACAGCTGTCAATTGATCGAAGCAAGCTACATGTCTTACTTCAAGCCAGTAAAAA CCTATCCGAATTGGAGACGGATATAAAGGTCTTCAAGGAGGCATTACTGGAGATTCTAGATGAAGAGAAACAGATAGAAGAGCTCTGTCTCACCAAATGGAGTGAGCAATATGTTTT GGACCAGAGTAATACAGGAATCAATCCCGCAGAAGAGATGGAACTACTGCTTGAAAGTTATTACCGACAGGCTGAAGACCTAGCTAATTCAGCACGTGAGCTGAAAGTGTTAATAGATGATTCTGAGAGCATCATTTTCATCAACTTAGACAG CCACCGTAACGTGATGATGCGTTTGAACCTCCAATTGACAATGGGAACATTTTCAGTTTCCCTCTTTGGAATTCTGGGAGTTGCCTTTGGTATGAATTTAGAATCCTCCTTAGAAGAG GACCCCAAGCTCTTCTGGTTGATAACTGGAATAATGTTTCTAGGGAGTGGCCTAATGTGGCGACGTTTACTATCCTTTCTGGGCCGACACCTCGAGCCTCCAGCACCTCCACCG ATGCCATCTATCCTGAAAAGATCACAGCTGATTGGTGGAAGAATTGATCTGAGACATGGTTCCAAATGA